A single Argentina anserina chromosome 7, drPotAnse1.1, whole genome shotgun sequence DNA region contains:
- the LOC126802910 gene encoding polyketide synthase 1-like → MVTVEEVRKAQRAEGPATVLAIGTATPPNCIDQSTYPDYYFRITNSEHKVELKEKFQRMCDKSMIKKRYMHLTEEILKENPSMCEYMAPSLDARQDMVVVEIPKLGKEASVKAIKEWGQPKSKITHLVFCTTSGVDMPGADYQLTKLLGLRPSVKRLMMYQQGCFAGGTVLRLAKDLAENNKGARVLVVCSEITAVTFRGPNDTHLDSLVGQALFGDGAAAIIVGADPLPEIEKPLFELVSAAQTILPDSDGAIDGHLREVGLTFHLLKDVPGLISKNIEKSLNEAFKPLNITDWNSLFWIAHPGGPAILDQVEAKLALKPEKLEATRHILSEYGNMSSACVLFILDEVRKRSAANGHKTTGEGLEWGVLFGFGPGLTVETVVLHSVAA, encoded by the exons ATGGTGACCGTCGAGGAAGTCCGCAAGGCTCAACGCGCTGAGGGTCCGGCAACCGTCTTGGCCATCGGGACAGCGACTCCCCCCAACTGTATCGACCAGAGCACATACCCCGACTACTACTTTCGTATCACCAACAGCGAGCACAAGGTTGAGCTCAAGGAAAAGTTCCAGCGCATGT GTGACAAATCTATGATCAAGAAGCGTTACATGCATTTGACCGAAGAAATTCTTAAAGAGAATCCTAGTATGTGCGAGTACATGGCACCTTCACTTGATGCAAGACAAGACATGGTGGTCGTTGAAATTCCAAAGCTCGGGAAAGAAGCTTCCGTCAAGGCTATTAAGGAATGGGGTCAGCCCAAGTCCAAAATCACCCATTTGGTCTTTTGTACCACAAGTGGTGTTGATATGCCCGGGGCCGATTACCAGCTCACTAAGCTCTTAGGCCTCCGTCCGTCTGTCAAGCGTCTCATGATGTACCAGCAAGGGTGTTTTGCCGGAGGCACGGTGCTTCGGTTGGCTAAGGACTTGGCCGAGAACAACAAGGGTGCTCGTGTTCTTGTTGTTTGCTCGGAGATCACTGCCGTGACTTTCCGTGGGCCTAACGACACCCACCTCGATAGTCTTGTGGGCCAAGCCTTGTTCGGTGATGGTGCTGCAGCCATTATTGTTGGCGCTGACCCATTGCCCGAAATTGAGAAGCCTTTGTTTGAGTTGGTCTCGGCGGCCCAAACTATCCTTCCTGACAGTGACGGGGCAATCGACGGGCATCTTCGTGAAGTTGGGCTCACATTTCACCTCCTGAAGGATGTTCCCGGGCTGATTTCGAAGAACATCGAGAAGAGCCTCAACGAGGCTTTCAAACCCTTGAACATCACTGACTGGAACTCACTTTTCTGGATTGCGCACCCAGGTGGCCCTGCAATTTTGGACCAAGTTGAGGCCAAATTGGCCCTGAAGCCCGAGAAGTTAGAAGCCACAAGGCATATATTATCCGAGTACGGCAACATGTCTAGTGCTTGTGTGTTGTTTATTTTGGACGAGGTGAGAAAGAGATCAGCAGCTAATGGGCACAAGACCACCGGAGAGGGTTTGGAGTGGGGTGTTCTATTTGGGTTTGGGCCTGGGCTCACTGTCGAGACAGTCGTGCTTCACAGTGTGGCTGCCTAA